The following nucleotide sequence is from Stigmatopora nigra isolate UIUO_SnigA chromosome 20, RoL_Snig_1.1, whole genome shotgun sequence.
TACTTCTAGAGAGTAATGAATTGCGAAAACGTTGGAGACTGTTTGAGCCACACCAAAGTCATTGTTTACTTTCCCAGAAAGGAGAAGATGAATTCGGAAAAGTGGACGCCATCGTGGTCTCGGTCGGAGTGGACGAAGAAATAGTCTACGCCAAATCCACGGCCATTCAGGTGAGACGTCGCCGTCCGTCTCGGGCGCTCCACCTTTGCGCCTCTGTTCCCTGACCTTCTCCCGTCTCCAGACTTGGCTCTTTGGTTACGAGGTGACCGACACCATCATGGTCTTCTGCGATACCAAGATCCTCTTCCTCGCCAGCAAGAAGAAAGTGGATTTTCTCAAACAGGTGGCCATCACCAAGGGCAACGAGAACGCCAACGGAGTTCCGCCCATCACTCTCCTGACCAGGGAAAAGGTGAGCGCAAACGTCGGCCCCCGGGAACCCACCAAAAAGGATAAACCGCGTCTTTCAGAACGAGAGCAACAAGCCCAACTTCGACAAGATGATGGACGCCATCCGAAGCAGCCGCCAAGGCAAGACGGTGGGCGTGTTCAGCAAGGACAAGTTCCCCGGCGACTACATGAAGAGCTGGAACGACACGCTGGCGGCCGGGGGGCTGGACAAAGTGGACATCAGCGCCGTGGTGGCCTACACCATGGCGGTCAAGGAAGACGGCGAACTCGCCCTGATGAAGAAAGCCGCCGCCATCACCAGCGAGGTCTACTCCAAGTTTTTCAAGGAGCGTGTCATGGAGATCGTGGATGCCGACGAGGTGAAGGGCCGGGCGCCGCGGGGACGGGGTGAAGGGGCGGGCGCCGCGGGGACGGGGTCGGTCGGGTCAGACGCCCGTTTTCCGTCCGGTCACGTCTCACCGGTCACCGCCCGCCCGCAGAAAGTGCGCCACAGCAAATTGGCCGAATCGGTGGAAAAGGCCATCGAGGAGAGGAAGTACCTGGGCGGCGTGGACCCCTCGGCGGTGGAGATGTGCTATCCCCCCATCATCCAAAGCGGCGGCAACTACAGTCTCAAGTTTAGCGTCGTCAGGTATCCTCCGCCGAGCGAGCCAGGGAGCCGGCGCCCGCTCAAACCGAAGGTTTGGCGCTGCCCGCCCGCAATGGCCACGTCAACCTTCTCCCACCCCACAGTGACAAAAACCACATGCACTTTGGCGCAATCACCTGCGCCATGGGCATTCGCTACAAGTCGTACTGCTCCAACCTGGTGCGGACTCTCATGGTGGACCCCCCGCAGGACATGCAGGACAACTACAACTTTTTGCTgcaggtggaggaggagctgcTGAAGGAGCTCAAGCACGGTGGGTCTCGGGGATGGGCGGCGAAAGGGGGCGGGAGTCTGTGCCGGGATCCCGGGTcaacccggccggccgggcgtCTTTTCCCCAGGGGTGAAACTGGCCGACGCCTACAATGCCGTCCTGGACTACGTGAAGAAAGAGAAGGGCGATCTGGTGGCCAGGCTGACCAAAAATCTGGGGTAAGTTCCCCCGCCGCCCGTCCGAGCGGCCAAATCCAAAGGCGGATGGATCCCTTTCAGCTTCGCCATGGGCATCGAGTTCCGAGAAGGTTCCTTGGTGCTCAACGCCAAGAACCACTACAAACTCAAGAAAGGTAAAAGTGCTCACTGAAATGGGGCTCTCCGTGCCAGTAACAAGAAAGATTTACTTGGAGGTGTATCAgggaaatgttttcttttgtctctgacacccccccccccctcccgcaCGCGCACATGCAGGTATGGTGCTGAGCGTCAGTTTGGGCTTTGCCGACCTCGTCAATAAGGAAGGCAAGAAAGAAGAGCAAAAAAAGTACGCCCTGTTTGTGGGCGACACGGTGCAAATCAACGAGGTGAGTGGAATGGTGGAGCGCTGCGCCCCTGCCCATCCGCCCTCTCGGTAACCACGGCACGGTAACCGCAGGAGGAGCCGGCCACGGTCCTCACGCCGGTCAAGAAGAAGATTAAGAACGTGGGCATCTTCCTCAAGGTGAGCCCCGCCACGGAGCCGGCCACCCGCCACGGAGGCCCCCATCCTgaaaaagcccccccccccccccccccctgtcttAGAACGACGAcgaggaagacgaggaagaggacGGCGACGACGCCGAGGAACTCCTGGGCAAGGGCGCCCGTAGTGCGGCGCTGCTCGCCGACAGAACCCGGGTGAGTTGGCGCGGCGCCGCGCAACCTTGGCCAGACGGGCACGCGGGAGGCGGCCGCTGACTGAGcgtctttttgcttttttgctaGCTACTCGGGAAGGTAAGTAGTGCATTCTAATACAATCGCTTGCGAAAGAGAGCCACCGCCATTTTGACCTCGTGATGGATTGATTTATTCTTTTTCCTCTGTGGATTTATTTTTcaactcattggccgccatcGACAACACTCCGAGTAGCATCCTTGCTTTAAAAAGTGGCTTTAATCCCGCGCCACTGGCAAAGAAACGGCAGAGCGCCTGTTTTTCTCGATGGGCCGGGCCTCTCCCGTCCGTTCCGACGTGGGCTCGGACGCCCGTCGGCGCCGTGCTCTCTCTCTCGGAGACGCTTGGACGTCGGTGGTGGCGGCCAATGAGTGGGCGTCTGCATGCGCCACATCCGCCATTTTGTCAGCGCACGCGTGTTGTGGTGGCGCCTGCGCGCCGGTCTATCTCTGACGCTGGCGTCCACCTCGTCTGTCTCCTCAGAACGAATTGACGGCGGAGGAGAAGCGGCGCGCCCACCAGAAGGAGCTGGCCGACAGTTTGAACGAGGAGGCCAAGCGCCGGTTGACCGAGCAGAAAGGCGAGCAGCAGATTCAGAAGTGAGTGGTGCAGGCAGGCGGCCGGGGGGCGGGGGCCGGGGGGGGGGCGCCCGCCACTGCAAGGTTCCAGATCCCGACCCGACCACCCACTTGCCCCACAGGGCCAGAAAATCCAACGTGTCCTACAAGAACGTCTCTCAGATGCCCCGGGAGAAGGAAATCCGAGAAATGAAGATCTTCATCGACAAGAAATACGAGACGGTGGTCATGCCCGTCTTTGGCATCGCCACGCCTTTCCACATCGCCACCATTAAGGTACGACGCCCGGCCGGCCCGCCCGCCGGCCCGCCCCCGCCCGGCGCTCACCCTCTCCTGTTCCCACGGCGGCTTTGTCGTCTAGAACATCAGCATGTCGGTTGAAGGCGATTACACGTACCTCAGGATCAACTTCTACGTTCCCGGCAGCTCCTTGGGAAGGCAAGAAGGCAACATCTTCCCCAACCCGGATGCCACTTTTGTCAAGGAAATGTAGGTATCGcgccgccggccggccggccggcttcaAAACGGCGAGAACGGACGACGGGGTGCTGATgttcttttttcctcctcctcgaACGGGGTGGTTGGTGATgtcctttctcctcctcctcctccggcaGCACGTACCGCGCCTCCAACCTCAAGGCGCCCGGCGACACCTCGGTGCCGTCCACCAACCTCCAGAACGCCTTCCGCATCATCAAAGAAGTCCAAAAGCGCTACAAGACGCGAGAGGccgaggagaaggagaaggagggcATCGTCAAGCAGGACTCGCTGGTGGTCAACCTCAACCGCAGCAACCCCAAGCTCAAGGA
It contains:
- the supt16h gene encoding FACT complex subunit SPT16 isoform X1, with protein sequence MAANLDKEAYYRRIKRLYSNWKKGEDEFGKVDAIVVSVGVDEEIVYAKSTAIQTWLFGYEVTDTIMVFCDTKILFLASKKKVDFLKQVAITKGNENANGVPPITLLTREKNESNKPNFDKMMDAIRSSRQGKTVGVFSKDKFPGDYMKSWNDTLAAGGLDKVDISAVVAYTMAVKEDGELALMKKAAAITSEVYSKFFKERVMEIVDADEKVRHSKLAESVEKAIEERKYLGGVDPSAVEMCYPPIIQSGGNYSLKFSVVSDKNHMHFGAITCAMGIRYKSYCSNLVRTLMVDPPQDMQDNYNFLLQVEEELLKELKHGVKLADAYNAVLDYVKKEKGDLVARLTKNLGFAMGIEFREGSLVLNAKNHYKLKKGMVLSVSLGFADLVNKEGKKEEQKKYALFVGDTVQINEEEPATVLTPVKKKIKNVGIFLKNDDEEDEEEDGDDAEELLGKGARSAALLADRTRLLGKNELTAEEKRRAHQKELADSLNEEAKRRLTEQKGEQQIQKARKSNVSYKNVSQMPREKEIREMKIFIDKKYETVVMPVFGIATPFHIATIKNISMSVEGDYTYLRINFYVPGSSLGRQEGNIFPNPDATFVKEITYRASNLKAPGDTSVPSTNLQNAFRIIKEVQKRYKTREAEEKEKEGIVKQDSLVVNLNRSNPKLKDLYIRPNIAQKRMQGSLEAHTNGFRFTSVRGDKVDILYNNIKHAIFQPCDGEMIIVLHFHLKNAIMFGKRRHTDVQFYTEVGEITTDLGKHQHMHDRDDLYAEQMEREMRHKLKSAFKNFIEKVETLTREQLEFEVPFRDLGFQGAPYRSTCLLQPTSSSLVNVTEWPPFVVTLDEVELVHFERVQFHLKNFDVVIVYKDYNKKVTMINAVPVNSLDPIKEWLNSCDIKYTEGVQSLNWTKIMKTIVDDPEGFFEQGGWSFLDPESEGSGGEEDSESEMEDKTFNPSADETEVEEEDSDEDYSSETEDSDYSASLGSEEESGKDWDELEEEARKADKESTYEDEDTSNKKRKSRSTLPPTKKKRRS
- the supt16h gene encoding FACT complex subunit SPT16 isoform X2; this translates as MAANLDKEAYYRRIKRLYSNWKKGEDEFGKVDAIVVSVGVDEEIVYAKSTAIQTWLFGYEVTDTIMVFCDTKILFLASKKKVDFLKQVAITKGNENANGVPPITLLTREKNESNKPNFDKMMDAIRSSRQGKTVGVFSKDKFPGDYMKSWNDTLAAGGLDKVDISAVVAYTMAVKEDGELALMKKAAAITSEVYSKFFKERVMEIVDADEKVRHSKLAESVEKAIEERKYLGGVDPSAVEMCYPPIIQSGGNYSLKFSVVSDKNHMHFGAITCAMGIRYKSYCSNLVRTLMVDPPQDMQDNYNFLLQVEEELLKELKHGVKLADAYNAVLDYVKKEKGDLVARLTKNLGFAMGIEFREGSLVLNAKNHYKLKKGMVLSVSLGFADLVNKEGKKEEQKKYALFVGDTVQINEEEPATVLTPVKKKIKNVGIFLKNDDEEDEEEDGDDAEELLGKGARSAALLADRTRNELTAEEKRRAHQKELADSLNEEAKRRLTEQKGEQQIQKARKSNVSYKNVSQMPREKEIREMKIFIDKKYETVVMPVFGIATPFHIATIKNISMSVEGDYTYLRINFYVPGSSLGRQEGNIFPNPDATFVKEITYRASNLKAPGDTSVPSTNLQNAFRIIKEVQKRYKTREAEEKEKEGIVKQDSLVVNLNRSNPKLKDLYIRPNIAQKRMQGSLEAHTNGFRFTSVRGDKVDILYNNIKHAIFQPCDGEMIIVLHFHLKNAIMFGKRRHTDVQFYTEVGEITTDLGKHQHMHDRDDLYAEQMEREMRHKLKSAFKNFIEKVETLTREQLEFEVPFRDLGFQGAPYRSTCLLQPTSSSLVNVTEWPPFVVTLDEVELVHFERVQFHLKNFDVVIVYKDYNKKVTMINAVPVNSLDPIKEWLNSCDIKYTEGVQSLNWTKIMKTIVDDPEGFFEQGGWSFLDPESEGSGGEEDSESEMEDKTFNPSADETEVEEEDSDEDYSSETEDSDYSASLGSEEESGKDWDELEEEARKADKESTYEDEDTSNKKRKSRSTLPPTKKKRRS